From Melospiza georgiana isolate bMelGeo1 chromosome 33, bMelGeo1.pri, whole genome shotgun sequence, the proteins below share one genomic window:
- the LOC131095100 gene encoding keratin-associated protein 16-1-like: protein MRRATGCPLSQICIPPPAVLVRSFPVSSSLDPCGTTGTFPGLPRRRSPCCYPGTTTYVSLGSLGSLAQATKPCGLVATLSGPPCDQDVVGCSTRFCRNPCCCCRVTESCSRSRDCCQEVAKCSTGTCQDLCCQEVTKCTTTCQDPCYKEVTTCTTTCQDPCCQEVTTCTTTCQDPCCQEVTKCVTTCQDPCYKEVTKCTTTCQDPCCQEVTKCVTTCQDPCCQEVTKCVTTCQNPCYKEVTTCTTTCQDPCYKEVTKCVTTCQDPCCKEVTTCTTTCQDPCCKEVTTCTTTCQDPCCKEVTKCVTTCQDPCCKEVTRCTTTCVDPCCQEVTKCVTTCQDPCCKEVTKCVTTCQDPCSKEVTKCVTTCQDPCCKEVTTCATTCVDPCCKEVTKCVTTCQDPCCKEVTTCTTCVDPCCQEVSKCVTRCVDPCCQEVTRCVETCCQEVTKCRTRCVDPCCQEVTKCVTTCVDPCCQEVTKCTTRCIDPCCQEVTKCVTRCVDPCCKEVTKCTTRCVDPCCQEVTKRVTTCQDPCCQGVTTCSTTCQDPCCQGVTTCSTTCQDPCCQGVTTCTTTCQDPCCQGVTTCQNPCCQGVTTCQDPCCQGVTTCTTTCQDPCCQGVTTCTTTCQDPCCQGVTTCTTTCQDPCCQGVTTCQNSCGQGVTTCQSSYCQGVTTCTTTCQDPCCQGVTSCQNQCGQGVTTCATSCQGVTSCQDPCCQGVPTTCPAPCCVPSRATSQARGGVQVVTRCADSCPTTCVTQTCPVCGQRCSVSGCPKFRAR from the exons ATGCGTCGCGCCACCGGCTGCCCGCTGAGCCAGATCTGCATCCCCCCTCCGGCCGTGCTGGTGAGGAGCTTCCCGGTGAGCTCCAGCCTGGATCCCTGCGGCACCACCGGCACCTTCCCGGGCCTCCCTCGCCGCCGCAGCCCCTGCTGCTACCCCGGCACCACCACCTACGtcagcctgggcagcctgggcagcctggcccAGGCCACCAAGCCCTGCGGCCTCGTGGCCACCTTGAGTGGCCCCCCGTGTGACCAGGACGTGGTGGGGTGCTCCACGAGGTTCTGCAGGaacccctgctgctgctgccgggtGACCGAGAGCTGTAGCAGGAGCCGGGACTGCTGCCAGGAGGTGGCCAAGTGCTCCACGGGCACATGCCAGGatctgtgctgccaggaggTCACCAAGTGCACCACCACATGTCAGGATCCGTGTTATAAGGAGGTCACCACGTGCACCACCACATGCCAAGATCCGTGCTGTCAAGAGGTCACCACATGCACAACGACGTGTCAGGATCCGTGCTGCCAGGAGGTCACCAAGTGTGTTACCACGTGTCAGGATCCGTGTTATAAGGAGGTCACCAAGTGCACCACCACGTGTCAAGATCCATGCTGTCAAGAAGTGACCAAGTGTGTCACCACAtgccaggatccctgctgccaggaggtCACCAAGTGTGTCACCACGTGTCAGAATCCATGTTATAAGGAGGTCACCACGTGCACAACGACGTGTCAGGATCCGTGTTATAAGGAGGTCACCAAGTGTGTCACCACGTGTCAGGATCCATGTTGTAAGGAGGTCACCACATGCACCACAACATGCCAGGATCCGTGTTGTAAGGAGGTGACCACATGCACCACAACATGCCAGGATCCCTGCTGTAAGGAGGTCACCAAGTGTGTCACCACGTGCCAAGATCCGTGTTGCAAAGAAGTGACCAGGTGCACCACCACGTGTGTggatccctgctgccaggaggtCACCAAGTGTGTCACCACATGTCAGGATCCCTGTTGTAAGGAGGTCACCAAATGCGTCACCACGTGCCAAGATCCCTGCTCCAAGGAG GTCACCAAGTGTGTCACCACAtgccaggatccctgctgcaagGAGGTGACCACATGCGCCACCACGTGTGTGGATCCGTGTTGCAAGGAGGTCACCAAGTGTGTCACCACGTGCCAAGATCCGTGTTGCAAGGAAGTGACCACATGTACCACGTGTGTGGACCCGTGCTGCCAGGAGGTCTCCAAGTGTGTCACCAGGTGTGTggatccctgctgccaggaggtCACCAG GTGTGTGGAAACATGTTGTCAGGAGGTCACCAAGTGCAGAACCAGGTGTGTGGATCCCTGCTGCCAAGAGGTCACCAAGTGTGTCACCACGTGTGTTGATCCCTGTTGTCAGGAGGTCACCAAGTGCACCACCAGATGTATTGATCCATGCTGCCAGGAGGTCACCAAATGTGTCACCAGATGTGTGGATCCGTGTTGCAAGGAGGTCACCAAGTGCACCACCAGATGTGTTGACCCATGCTGCCAGGAGGTCACCAAGC GAGTGACCACCTGTCAGGACCCTTGCTGCCAGGGAGTGACCACCTGCAGCACCACCTGCCAGGacccctgctgccagggagtgACCACCTGCAGCACCACCTGCCAGGACCCTTGCTGCCAGGGAGTGACCACCTGCACCACCACCTGCCAGGACCCTTGCTGCCAAGGAGTGACCACCTGCCAAAACCCCTGCTGCCAAGGAGTGACCACCTGTCAGGacccctgctgccagggagtgACCACCTGCACCACCACCTGTCAGGacccctgctgccagggagtgACCACCTGCACCACCACCTGCCAGGACCCTTGCTGCCAAGGAGTGACCACCTGCACCACCACCTGCCAAGACCCTTGCTGCCAGGGAGTGACCACCTGCCAAAATTCCTGTGGCCAGGGAGTGACCACTTGCCAAAGTTCTTACTGCCAAGGAGTGACCACCTGCACCACAACCTGCCAGGacccctgctgccagggagtgACCTCATGCCAAAACCAGTGTGGCCAGGGAGTGACCACCTGCGCCACCAGCTGCCAGGGAGTGACCTCATGCCAAGacccctgctgccagggagtgCCCACCACGTGCCCAGCCCcgtgctgtgtccccagccgtGCCACCTCTCAGGCCCGTGGGGGTGTCCAGGTTGTCACCAGGTGCGCCGACTCCTGTCCCACCACCTGCGTCACCCAGACCTGCCCCGTGTGCGGCCAGCGCTGCTCCGTCTCGGGCTGCCCAAAATTCCGGGCTCGCTGA